A genomic region of Branchiostoma lanceolatum isolate klBraLanc5 chromosome 4, klBraLanc5.hap2, whole genome shotgun sequence contains the following coding sequences:
- the LOC136432811 gene encoding putative prolyl-tRNA synthetase associated domain-containing protein 1 has product MAAGELGGRVELEAELEKLGIQTETIEHPPVFTVEEMMKYVSDVPGAIAKNLFLRDKKKKNLWVLSTLHNRQVNLGWLAKQLGAGSGGVRFADESIMLEKLGIGQGSLTPLALFNDKKGEIKFLLDADIAEGGHEKIFCHPMTNAASMGMSVQDFLKFVKSTGHEPKLIQFEPLV; this is encoded by the exons ATGGCAGCCGGAGAGTTGGGCGGGAGAGTCGAGCTGGAGGCCGAGCTGGAAAAACTCGGCATACAGACAGAAACTATCGAACATCCGCCG GTTTTTACAGTGGAAGAGATGATGAAGTATGTGTCAGATGTACCAGGTGCAATTGCCAAGAACCTGTTCCTCagggacaagaagaagaagaacctcTGGGTTTTGAGTACTCTTCACAATAGACAG GTAAACCTAGGGTGGTTGGCAAAACAGCTTGGCGCTGGGTCTGGCGGCGTACGTTTCGCCGACGAATCCATCATGTTAGAGAAACTAGGCATCGGCCAAGGCAGCTTGACCCCTCTCGCGCTCTTCAACGACAAGAAGGGCGAGATCAAGTTCCTCCTGGACGCAGACATTGCGGAAGGCGGTCACGAAAAGATCTTCTGCCACCCGATGACTAACGCTGCTTCCATGGGGATGTCTGTTCAAGACTTTCTCAAGTTTGTCAAGTCAACAGGACATGAACCAAAGCTCATACAATTTGAACCACTAGTATAA